In Mytilus trossulus isolate FHL-02 chromosome 14, PNRI_Mtr1.1.1.hap1, whole genome shotgun sequence, a genomic segment contains:
- the LOC134696591 gene encoding uncharacterized protein LOC134696591 produces the protein METSLSDLNKGIDIISRGYSSPVKFQVRSDISTLKPSTKRTVKRKVVSAIDTVLNGIAPGQSQALFKMIQDKDPESANSSELQEIIVKIHQESTDRNTKQQLLSLIALSHTKKDLQQLIPGLTVYAINEARKHAKTNGHGAIIPKQLPVFRHRMDKDKLDHALDFFFSPSFHQVSSFGVKEMKLDNGNTVTIPEVVRTACHATLINVYTKFCTETEFLPLSRSTLFKILNACPSSRRTNLKGLDNCAADGGASYETLLTTVKEMGNYVVDEEVQVELRDCKDSLNASKIYLKTDFKAHLRKCDKCPDHCINYSLSDPTDQHLQQHCVDHQHDMVCERCNLLPQAVSTIKRRLSELDIPDEVRNDLLASIDVAEAKILEWKSHIVRGVNQDLARILLLEELKDEECLIIMDWAMKFLPLAFREKQSDWFGQKGVNWHVSVCIFKDENQNLMQRTYTHTMDAVKQDWVAVASVLEHTLRTIKIQLPRINTVYLRSDNAGCYHCGSLWLAIPKITETTGITIARYDYSEPQNGKSYCDAKIAHMRGKIRRSAASGSDVLTASDMKMAIDKHGGVTSCQAAYVAVDPNSLVKKITCPIKAITKISNVRFNNDDTITAWKAFEIGNGKKISINSTLNDVELNVDVHANFTIPTQPDGIIKKPTMPKQTDSESFNISCPEIGCILYFESYSDMNNHCLLGNHEHQDHKGSTFNDIKLRWKESCFNLTEDTIKFRCETGLKQGANEQIMGWALKKERKVVRFSDNVKSYLSNIFEEGERSGIKANPLTVVRNMRVARDENGNKRFTPKEYLELGQIASFFSRLAVMQRCKTPIADIDQDLDAVILALNKADAVERLL, from the exons ATGGAAACATCTTTATCTGACCTAAATAAAGGAATTGACATCATAAGTAGAGGCTATTCAAGTCCTGTCAAATTTCAAGTGAGAAGTGATATAAGTACCCTAAAACCTTCCACGAAAAGAACTGTGAAACGTAAAGTAGTTTCAGCCATTGACACTGTCCTTAATG GTATAGCTCCAGGTCAAAGTCAGGCACTTTTTAAGATGATTCAAGATAAAGACCCAGAATCTGCCAACTCATCTGAACTTCAAGAGATCATTGTAAAGATTCATCAGGAGAGTACAGACAGAAACACAAAACAGCAACTTTTGTCATTGATTGCCTTGTCACATACTAAGAAAGATCTTCAACAGCTTATACCTGGGCTGACAGTGTATGCAATTAATGAAGCCAGGAAACATGCTAAAACTAATGGCCATG GTGCTATAATACCTAAACAGCTCCCAGTCTTTCGACATAGGATGGATAAAGACAAGTTAGACCATGCCTTAGATTTTTTCTTCAGTCCATCATTTCAccag GTCTCATCCTTTGGTGTAAAGGAAATGAAGTTGGACAATGGAAATACAGTAACAATACCTGAAGTAGTGAGAACTGCATGTCATGCCACTCTTATAAACGTGTATACAAAATTTTGTACAGAAACTGAATTCCTGCCTTTATCAAGATCCACtttattcaaaattctaaatgCATGTCCATCTTCAAGACGAACAAACCTGAAAGGCCTCGACAATTGTGCCGCTGATGGTGGTGCATCATATGAGACATTGTTAACAACAGTCAAGGAAATGGGTAACTATGTTGTTGATGAGGAAGTGCAAGTAGAGTTGCGTGACTGCAAGGACAGTTTAAATGCCAGTAAAATTTACTTGAAGACAGACTTTAAAGCACACCTCAGGAAATGTGATAAATGTCCAGATCACTGTATCAATTATTCATTGAGTGATCCAACAGACCAACATCTTCAACAGCACTGTGTCGACCATCAGCATGACATGGTATGTGAGAGATGTAATTTACTTCCACAAGCAGTCTCCACCATCAAAAGACGTCTTTCTGAATTAG ACATACCAGATGAAGTTAGAAATGATCTGCTTGCCAGTATAGATGTAGCTGAGGCTAAGATTCTTGAATGGAAGAGTCATATTGTAAGAGGTGTCAACCAAGATCTAGCAAGGATCCTACTATTAGAGGAATTGAAAGATGAAGAATGTCTCATAATCATGGACTGGGCTATGAAATTCCTTCCTTTAGCATTTCGTGAGAAACAGAGTGATTGGTTTGGCCAAAAAGGAGTTAACTGGCATGTTTCAGTGTGTATTTTTAAAGATGAAAATCAGAATTTAATG CAAAGAACATATACACATACAATGGATGCAGTTAAACAAGATTGGGTTGCAGTAGCTTCCGTGTTAGAGCACACTTTAAGAACAATAAAAATTCAGCTTCCCAGAATCAACACAGTATACTTGAGAAGTGATAATGCAGGATGCTACCATTGTGGCAGTCTTTGGTTGGCTATACCTAAGATCACTGAAACAACTG gcaTAACAATTGCACGGTATGACTATAGTGAGCCACAAAATGGTAAATCATATTGTGACGCAAAGATTGCCCATATGAGAGGGAAAATCAGAAGATCAGCTGCATCTGGTAGTGATGTTTTAACTGCCTCAGATATGAAAATGGCCATTGACAAACATGGTGGAGTAACATCCTGCCAAGCAGCATATGTAGCTGTAGATCCTAATTCTCTCGTTAAGAAGATCACCTGTCCTATTAAGGCAATTACAAAGATTTCAAATGTCAGATTCAACAACGATGACACAATAACAGCCTGGAAGGCATTTGAAATTGGAAATGGGAAGAAGATTTCTATAAATAGTACTTTAAATGATGTAGAATTGAATGTTGATGTCCATGCAAACTTTACAATTCCTACACAACCTGATGgtattataaaaaaaccaactatGCCAAAACAGACAGATTCAGAGTCATTTAACATCAGTTGTCCAGAAATTGGCTGTATACTGTATTTTGAATCGTACAGTGACATGAACAACCATTGTCTGCTAGGCAACCATGAACACCAAGATCATAAAGGAAGCACCTTTAATGATATTAAATTGAGATGGAAGGAGTCGTGCTTTAACCTAACTGAAGACACAATCAAATTCAGATGTGAGACTGGGTTAAAGCAAGGCGCCAATGAACAAATAATGGGATGGGCCTTAAAGAAGGAAAGAAAGGTTGTAAGATTTTCAGACAATGTAAAATCTTACTTGAGCAACATTTTTGAAGAAGGTGAAAGAAGTGGAATTAAAGCTAATCCTTTAACTGTTGTCAGGAACATGAGAGTGGCAAGGGAtgaaaatggaaacaaaagGTTCACCCCTAAAGAATATTTAGAACTTGGACAGATTGCATCCTTTTTCTCCAGATTGGCTGTTATGCAGAGATGTAAAACACCAATTGCAGATATTGACCAAGATCTTGATGCTGTTATTCTTGCTTTAAACAAGGCTGATGCTGTTGAACGATTATTGTGA